A genomic window from Streptomyces sp. WMMC940 includes:
- a CDS encoding flavoprotein, with the protein MYVVVCAAGIAGGVGKLITAAQERNWDVGVVATPQGLDFIDRNAVETRTGHPIRSAWRRPGDPRPLPPPDAIAVAPATFNTINKWAAGISDTLALGILCEAYGSGVPIAVLPCLNAAQAAHPAYRQSLERLRGMGVLIGSHEPSARPETGGADVFRWEEALELLTPKPAP; encoded by the coding sequence CTGTACGTCGTCGTCTGCGCCGCGGGAATCGCGGGGGGCGTCGGCAAGCTCATCACGGCGGCACAGGAGCGGAACTGGGACGTCGGGGTAGTCGCCACTCCCCAGGGCCTGGACTTCATCGACCGGAACGCCGTCGAGACCCGGACCGGCCACCCGATCCGCTCGGCCTGGCGGCGGCCCGGCGACCCCCGCCCGCTGCCTCCCCCGGACGCGATAGCGGTTGCCCCGGCCACCTTCAACACCATCAACAAGTGGGCGGCCGGGATCTCCGACACCCTGGCGCTGGGCATCCTGTGCGAGGCGTACGGCTCGGGCGTCCCGATCGCCGTGCTGCCGTGCCTGAACGCGGCCCAGGCGGCTCATCCCGCCTACCGGCAGAGCCTGGAGCGGCTGCGGGGGATGGGCGTGCTGATCGGTTCCCACGAGCCGTCCGCGCGGCCCGAGACGGGCGGTGCCGACGTGTTCCGCTGGGAGGAGGCGCTCGAACTGCTCACGCCGAAGCCTGCTCCCTGA